The following are from one region of the uncultured Hyphomonas sp. genome:
- the msrB gene encoding peptide-methionine (R)-S-oxide reductase MsrB, which translates to MKQTFSLLSRRRLLFAGTASLVIAACSGSSHEALAETAAEGARSDPYADSKWRRLTEAEWKDRLSPKAFGVLRKEDTERAFSSPLEHEKRKGTYHCAGCDLPLFSSETKFDSGTGWPSFWNHLPGAIGTKLDHKLFYTRTEYHCARCLGHQGHVFKDGPAPTGERWCNNGVALTFRPA; encoded by the coding sequence ATGAAACAGACATTCTCCCTGCTGTCGCGCCGCCGCCTCCTGTTTGCGGGCACCGCGTCCCTCGTCATCGCAGCCTGTTCGGGCAGTTCACACGAAGCCCTTGCCGAGACCGCGGCAGAGGGCGCCAGAAGCGATCCCTATGCCGATAGCAAATGGCGCCGCCTGACAGAGGCAGAGTGGAAAGACAGGCTGAGCCCGAAGGCCTTCGGCGTGTTGCGCAAGGAAGATACCGAACGGGCCTTTTCCTCGCCGCTGGAGCATGAAAAGCGCAAGGGCACATACCATTGCGCCGGTTGCGACCTACCGCTGTTCTCATCGGAGACGAAATTTGATTCCGGCACCGGCTGGCCCAGCTTCTGGAACCACCTTCCGGGCGCGATAGGCACCAAGCTTGATCACAAGCTGTTCTATACGCGCACGGAATACCATTGCGCCCGCTGCCTTGGCCATCAGGGCCATGTCTTCAAGGACGGCCCCGCGCCGACGGGCGAGCGCTGGTGCAATAATGGCGTCGCGCTGACCTTCCGGCCAGCCTGA
- a CDS encoding DUF2164 domain-containing protein, translating into MKPLSLSDDRRAALAAHLQRLFAEEFDEDLSGFRAEAVIDLMLKQLGPVVYNQAVEDVRAHFQGKLDDLAGEVWVDGGI; encoded by the coding sequence ATGAAACCGCTGAGCCTCTCCGACGACCGGCGCGCGGCGCTTGCCGCCCATCTGCAACGCCTGTTTGCCGAAGAGTTTGACGAGGATCTGAGCGGCTTCCGCGCCGAGGCCGTGATCGACCTGATGCTGAAGCAGCTGGGTCCGGTGGTCTATAATCAGGCCGTGGAAGATGTACGGGCGCATTTCCAGGGCAAGCTCGACGATCTGGCCGGCGAAGTCTGGGTCGATGGCGGGATTTGA
- a CDS encoding prephenate/arogenate dehydrogenase family protein — MSDPIFERIAIVGVGLIGSSIARAAAAYGAAGSISLYDVSDDVRRRAAGLDLGEVKDTLADAVKDADCVILCVPVGALAPVAQAAVPHMKAGAVLTDVGSVKKQAAEALASADDGRVFIIAGHPVAGTEQSGPEAGFPTLFRNAWYILTPQTGKGEAYDAAAEQLKAFWQALGSRVETMDAGRHDRVLAITSHLPHLIAFNIVSTAFDMETVEQGEVVKFSAGGFRDFTRIAASDPVMWRDVFLNNKEAVLECLGRFSEDLAALQRAIRWGDGDFLMNEFSRARTIRKAVIDAGQDSNTVNFGRNRNGAKEAE, encoded by the coding sequence ATGTCTGACCCCATTTTCGAGCGCATCGCCATTGTCGGCGTTGGTCTTATCGGTTCTTCCATCGCACGGGCCGCCGCGGCCTATGGCGCGGCAGGCTCGATTTCGCTCTATGATGTCAGCGACGATGTGCGCCGGCGCGCGGCGGGGCTGGACCTCGGCGAGGTGAAAGACACGCTGGCCGACGCCGTGAAGGACGCCGATTGCGTGATCCTCTGCGTGCCGGTCGGGGCGCTGGCCCCGGTGGCGCAGGCCGCCGTGCCGCACATGAAGGCGGGCGCCGTGCTGACCGATGTGGGATCCGTGAAGAAACAGGCCGCCGAAGCGCTGGCCTCCGCCGATGACGGGCGGGTGTTCATCATCGCTGGCCACCCGGTGGCGGGCACGGAGCAATCGGGGCCGGAAGCCGGTTTCCCGACCCTGTTCCGCAATGCTTGGTACATCCTCACCCCGCAGACCGGGAAGGGCGAGGCCTATGATGCGGCGGCAGAGCAGCTGAAAGCCTTCTGGCAGGCGCTGGGCTCCAGGGTGGAAACCATGGATGCCGGCCGCCATGACCGGGTTCTGGCCATTACCTCCCACCTGCCGCACCTGATCGCGTTCAACATCGTCTCCACCGCCTTCGACATGGAAACGGTGGAACAGGGCGAAGTGGTGAAATTCTCCGCCGGCGGCTTCCGGGACTTCACGCGTATCGCGGCCTCTGACCCGGTGATGTGGCGCGACGTGTTCCTCAACAACAAGGAAGCGGTGCTGGAATGTCTGGGCCGGTTCTCGGAAGACCTTGCCGCCCTGCAACGGGCCATCCGCTGGGGCGATGGTGATTTCCTGATGAACGAGTTCAGCCGTGCGCGAACAATCCGCAAGGCGGTGATCGATGCCGGGCAGGATTCGAATACGGTGAACTTCGGCCGGAACCGGAACGGGGCAAAAGAGGCCGAATGA
- a CDS encoding DUF983 domain-containing protein: MSKPSPILSGLQLKCGNCGEGKLFKSYLKLNDACPVCGREMSNEDTADGPAFFVGFGVLILTAPFIFIVPMISMPLGLKILAIIAVCAVMIGMILALLPIAKAILLNLQLHHNATEVKATDVGGDENAS, from the coding sequence ATGTCGAAACCCTCCCCCATCCTGTCCGGCCTGCAGCTGAAATGCGGCAATTGCGGCGAAGGCAAGCTGTTCAAGAGCTATCTGAAGCTCAACGATGCCTGCCCCGTCTGCGGACGGGAAATGAGCAATGAAGACACGGCCGATGGCCCGGCCTTCTTTGTCGGCTTCGGCGTGCTGATCCTGACAGCGCCCTTCATCTTCATCGTGCCCATGATTTCGATGCCGCTGGGCCTCAAGATCCTGGCCATTATTGCGGTCTGTGCCGTCATGATCGGGATGATCCTGGCGCTGCTGCCCATCGCCAAGGCGATTCTGCTGAACCTGCAGCTGCATCACAACGCAACCGAGGTGAAAGCGACCGATGTCGGCGGGGACGAAAACGCGTCCTGA
- a CDS encoding P-II family nitrogen regulator produces MKLVTAIFKPSRLDAVIDALSEVGATGLTVSEVRGYGRQLGKTEVYRGAEYEVRLLPKVKVEVACADSAADRFADAIIQAANTGTIGDGKIFILDLGSVIRIRTGERDELAVSG; encoded by the coding sequence ATGAAGCTTGTGACAGCCATTTTCAAGCCCAGCCGGCTCGACGCGGTGATCGATGCGCTTTCCGAAGTCGGGGCCACCGGACTGACCGTTTCCGAGGTCCGCGGCTATGGCCGCCAGCTCGGCAAGACCGAAGTGTATCGCGGCGCAGAATATGAGGTCCGCCTCCTTCCGAAAGTGAAGGTGGAAGTCGCCTGCGCAGACAGCGCCGCTGACCGGTTTGCCGATGCCATTATTCAGGCGGCCAATACCGGGACCATCGGCGACGGAAAGATCTTCATTCTCGATCTGGGGTCCGTCATCCGCATCCGTACCGGCGAGCGCGACGAACTGGCCGTTTCCGGCTAG
- a CDS encoding class I SAM-dependent methyltransferase: MRQDAVTLERFYSASLGQAAARVLSGKLTDLWGDARGLSLLGLGFAIPVLDAFGQAPSRIVAAVPYEHGPVTWDYSGRGNACVGVGDDRLPFPDGMFDRVIVLHGLEEAGNPLTYLREIWRITAPEGRIVLATANRGGLWSRATRTPFGQGRPWTRPQLINLLSSGLFQITASSSALYMPPVSAGLVTSAAEGWEAIGSLIAPGFGGVVLVEAVKRLYARPGGGAPATVTEKVRIPRPVPSPKRESH, translated from the coding sequence ATGCGTCAGGATGCCGTCACGCTCGAACGCTTTTACAGCGCCTCGCTGGGGCAGGCGGCTGCGCGCGTGCTTTCGGGCAAGCTGACGGATTTGTGGGGCGATGCGCGCGGCCTGTCGCTGCTGGGGCTGGGCTTTGCGATTCCGGTGCTGGATGCCTTCGGCCAGGCGCCATCGCGCATTGTCGCCGCCGTGCCGTACGAGCATGGCCCTGTGACATGGGACTATTCCGGCCGCGGCAATGCCTGTGTCGGGGTCGGCGACGACCGGCTCCCCTTTCCCGATGGCATGTTCGACCGCGTGATCGTGCTTCACGGGCTGGAAGAGGCGGGCAATCCGCTGACTTATCTGCGCGAGATCTGGCGCATCACGGCGCCGGAAGGGCGGATCGTGCTGGCGACGGCCAACCGGGGCGGGCTGTGGTCGCGGGCGACGCGCACCCCGTTCGGGCAGGGCCGGCCATGGACGCGCCCGCAGCTGATAAACCTCCTGTCTTCGGGCCTGTTCCAGATCACCGCATCAAGCAGCGCGCTCTACATGCCGCCGGTCTCGGCGGGGCTCGTGACCTCTGCCGCAGAAGGCTGGGAGGCGATCGGCAGCCTGATTGCGCCCGGTTTTGGCGGGGTCGTGCTGGTCGAAGCCGTCAAACGGCTCTATGCCCGGCCAGGCGGCGGCGCACCGGCCACGGTTACTGAAAAGGTACGGATTCCGCGTCCTGTCCCGTCGCCGAAACGCGAAAGTCATTGA
- the gloB gene encoding hydroxyacylglutathione hydrolase, producing MTKITLDVHQFPCLNDNYGYLVHEAVSGETAAIDTPDADKYLAEAKRMGWHITHILNTHWHPDHAGGNLKIKDETGCTIYGPAGEAEKIPGIDVKLTEGDMVEFGRATARVLDVPGHTLGHIAYHFAEQQTAFVGDALFALGCGRVFEGTMDMMWASLSKLKALPPETLIYCAHEYTQANARFAETVETGNADLAAYVQEIDARRAKGQPTVPTRLAKELATNPFLRADVPDLQAAMGHPGDAVATFAEIRSRKDSF from the coding sequence ATGACCAAGATTACCCTCGACGTACACCAATTTCCCTGCCTGAACGATAATTACGGCTATCTCGTGCATGAAGCCGTTTCTGGCGAGACAGCTGCCATCGACACGCCCGATGCCGACAAATATCTGGCCGAGGCAAAGCGGATGGGCTGGCACATCACCCACATCCTGAACACGCACTGGCACCCGGACCATGCCGGCGGGAACCTGAAGATCAAGGACGAGACCGGCTGTACCATTTATGGCCCGGCGGGCGAGGCGGAGAAGATCCCCGGCATCGACGTGAAGCTGACCGAAGGCGACATGGTGGAGTTTGGCCGCGCGACCGCCCGCGTACTGGACGTGCCGGGCCACACGCTGGGCCACATCGCCTATCACTTTGCAGAGCAGCAGACGGCCTTTGTCGGCGACGCCCTGTTCGCGCTTGGCTGCGGACGGGTCTTCGAAGGCACGATGGACATGATGTGGGCCAGCCTCTCCAAGCTGAAGGCCCTGCCGCCGGAGACACTGATCTATTGCGCGCACGAATATACGCAGGCGAACGCCCGCTTCGCCGAGACGGTCGAGACCGGCAATGCAGATCTCGCCGCCTATGTGCAAGAGATCGACGCGCGCCGGGCCAAAGGCCAGCCGACCGTGCCGACGCGGCTGGCGAAGGAACTCGCCACCAATCCCTTCCTGCGCGCCGACGTGCCGGACCTGCAGGCCGCGATGGGCCACCCGGGCGACGCGGTCGCCACCTTCGCGGAAATCCGCAGCCGCAAGGACAGTTTCTGA
- a CDS encoding cupin domain-containing protein, whose product MQALSGDLGAREVIRLLNMSPHPEGGHYVETFRAPALPGYRPASTLIHFLLQADEVSAWHRVDADEMWLWQAGGPLVLTIATPEGTEPGAVTLGPDLRAGQSLQGIVPAHHWQAAETLGAWTLVSCVVAPGFDFSGFELAPPDWRPKPPAQT is encoded by the coding sequence ATGCAGGCCCTCTCCGGTGATCTTGGCGCGCGGGAGGTGATCCGTCTCCTGAACATGTCGCCGCATCCGGAGGGCGGGCATTATGTGGAGACGTTCCGTGCCCCCGCCCTGCCCGGCTACCGCCCGGCCTCGACGCTGATCCATTTCCTGTTGCAGGCCGATGAAGTCTCCGCCTGGCACCGGGTGGATGCCGACGAAATGTGGCTGTGGCAGGCTGGCGGACCGCTGGTTCTGACCATCGCCACGCCGGAAGGGACAGAGCCCGGCGCCGTCACGCTCGGGCCGGATCTGCGCGCAGGCCAGTCGCTGCAGGGCATCGTGCCGGCGCATCACTGGCAGGCCGCCGAGACGCTGGGCGCGTGGACGCTTGTGTCCTGCGTGGTGGCACCGGGGTTTGACTTTTCAGGCTTCGAGCTTGCCCCGCCGGACTGGCGCCCAAAACCCCCGGCGCAAACCTAG
- a CDS encoding glycosyltransferase family 2 protein, whose amino-acid sequence MTSLPDISALVVTYRTGPRLHECLYALKGDADITEIILVDNGNPPGEQAWIDRFVASCPKATLIREGDNPGFGAAMNRAAAKASGGLLLACNPDCVIKSGAMAPLTEALQAAPRPAIAGGRIFGLTGREERGARRNTLTLWNAIGLGKWALNDTPEPGGPVRVGAISGAFFLIARADYEALGGFDEAYFLHAEDVDLCRRAIEAGGSVTYQPAAGALHYTSTSDAPRDRVQAHKVASLKRYFRKFAKTPGEKLAAALMVPLIGLAMRLRG is encoded by the coding sequence TTGACGTCGCTGCCGGACATCAGCGCCCTTGTGGTGACTTACCGGACAGGGCCGCGCCTGCATGAATGCCTCTACGCCCTGAAAGGCGATGCGGACATCACCGAGATCATCCTTGTCGACAATGGCAACCCACCGGGCGAGCAGGCCTGGATAGACCGGTTCGTGGCGTCCTGCCCGAAAGCCACGCTGATCCGGGAGGGGGACAATCCGGGGTTCGGCGCGGCCATGAACCGCGCGGCGGCGAAGGCCAGCGGCGGCCTGCTGCTGGCCTGCAATCCCGACTGTGTCATCAAGAGCGGCGCGATGGCGCCCCTGACCGAGGCCCTGCAGGCGGCCCCCCGGCCCGCCATTGCCGGTGGGCGGATCTTCGGCCTGACCGGCCGGGAAGAGCGCGGCGCCCGGCGCAATACGCTGACGCTGTGGAATGCGATCGGTCTGGGAAAGTGGGCGCTGAACGACACGCCGGAACCAGGTGGACCGGTTCGCGTCGGGGCCATTTCCGGCGCGTTCTTCCTGATCGCGCGGGCGGATTACGAGGCGCTCGGCGGGTTCGACGAAGCCTATTTCCTACATGCCGAAGATGTGGATCTCTGCCGCCGTGCGATTGAGGCAGGCGGCTCGGTAACCTACCAGCCAGCGGCCGGCGCGCTGCATTACACGTCCACGTCCGATGCGCCGCGGGACAGGGTGCAGGCCCACAAGGTGGCCAGCCTGAAGCGCTACTTCCGCAAATTCGCAAAGACGCCGGGGGAGAAACTCGCCGCCGCGCTGATGGTGCCGCTGATCGGCCTTGCCATGCGGCTGCGCGGCTAG
- a CDS encoding O-antigen ligase family protein, protein MSYAPVLAAAFVLWPIMGLLGGQGYTPLLALAALPALALARPKWPPALYAIPAILFVIWVVIGEAWSPVSTGLVSGSLAEGNFGVKASSVRIVLTAAFALLAVGGALRIADGRAQVSTRVMLGAFAAQGLILAITTIFSGPLLRAVYGTDPNEVVSGIQNLERNANAFALILPVLIAYLSVRPQFLWKPVVALLVVASLLFFMRLDDQSAVAGLVLMMVAMGLVRALPVHGFRVLFTAIGAYIAAAPTVIGTVVGLLEAYNIDMPGSFRSRVWSWHIVLGKIAERPVTGHGISASKTWEDTYADHPDWMARLPDFWAAYKVVPGHPHNMALQIWAETGMIGAVLVAFSLVLLGFRLPQPNKMREDIRYAIAGMTGVAFSLFNFAYNMWNEAFWSSVVLAAIAIILLSKRQRESL, encoded by the coding sequence ATGTCCTATGCGCCAGTGCTTGCCGCTGCCTTTGTGCTCTGGCCGATCATGGGTCTGCTGGGGGGGCAGGGCTATACCCCGCTTCTGGCGCTGGCGGCCCTGCCTGCGCTGGCCCTGGCCCGGCCGAAATGGCCGCCGGCCCTGTATGCGATTCCTGCCATCCTGTTCGTCATCTGGGTTGTGATCGGTGAGGCCTGGTCGCCCGTGTCCACCGGACTGGTCAGCGGCAGTCTGGCGGAGGGCAATTTTGGCGTGAAAGCGTCGAGCGTGCGGATTGTCCTGACGGCGGCCTTCGCCCTGCTGGCAGTCGGCGGGGCCCTGCGCATCGCCGATGGCCGGGCACAGGTCTCGACCCGGGTCATGCTGGGCGCTTTCGCGGCGCAGGGCCTGATCCTGGCCATCACCACGATTTTCTCCGGGCCGCTTCTGAGAGCGGTTTATGGTACGGACCCGAACGAAGTGGTGTCCGGCATCCAGAATCTGGAGCGCAATGCGAATGCCTTCGCGCTGATCCTGCCGGTTCTGATCGCCTATCTGTCGGTCCGCCCGCAATTCCTGTGGAAGCCGGTCGTCGCGCTTCTTGTCGTGGCCAGCCTCCTGTTCTTCATGCGTCTCGACGATCAGAGCGCGGTGGCCGGCCTTGTCCTCATGATGGTGGCGATGGGGCTGGTGCGGGCGTTGCCGGTGCATGGGTTCCGGGTCCTGTTTACCGCCATCGGGGCATATATCGCCGCAGCGCCGACGGTGATCGGTACGGTGGTGGGGCTGCTGGAGGCGTACAATATTGACATGCCGGGGTCCTTCCGGTCGCGTGTCTGGTCCTGGCATATCGTGCTCGGGAAGATCGCAGAGCGGCCTGTCACCGGGCATGGCATTTCCGCCTCGAAGACCTGGGAGGACACCTATGCCGACCATCCGGACTGGATGGCGCGGCTGCCGGATTTCTGGGCGGCCTATAAGGTCGTGCCGGGGCATCCGCACAATATGGCGCTGCAGATCTGGGCCGAGACGGGCATGATCGGGGCGGTGCTTGTCGCGTTTTCGCTGGTTCTGCTGGGGTTCCGGCTGCCGCAGCCGAACAAGATGCGGGAAGATATCCGGTATGCCATCGCCGGTATGACGGGCGTTGCGTTCAGCCTGTTCAACTTCGCCTACAACATGTGGAATGAAGCCTTCTGGTCGAGCGTTGTCCTCGCGGCCATTGCCATCATCCTGCTGTCCAAACGCCAGCGGGAGTCGCTTTGA
- the thrS gene encoding threonine--tRNA ligase, with protein sequence MIKVTLPDGSEREYADGASPLDVAESISKSLAKKALAAKVDGEMWDLVRPLEGDAQVAIITSRDPEGLELIRHDAAHVLAQAVQDLYPDTQVTIGPVIDDGFYYDFAREEPFSTDDFEKIEKKMNQIIDADYPIVREVWDKDEAIATFKKIGEDYKAQIIDDIIPPGEAITVYKQGDWFDLCRGPHLPSTGKLPKAFKLMKLAGAYWRGDSNNEMLQRMYGTAWANEKDLKAHLHRLEEAEKRDHRKLGQQLDLFHLQPEAQGSVFWHPKGFMIWRQLEAYIRRAQDEDGYVEVKTPQLLDSVFWEKSGHWDKFRENMFVVPDFIPNTDEDEVKIPAETSLMALKPMNCPAHVQIFKNAQRSYRDLPIRMAEFGCCHRNEAHGALHGLMRVRQMTQDDAHIFCREDQIGDETLRFLKLFSRVYNDFGLTEISYKLATRPEVRGGTDENWDRAEKALADALTEAGLEFEIAEGEGAFYGPKLEFHLTDAIGRTWQCGTFQLDYVLPERLDAEYTGSDGAKHRPVMLHRAVFGTFERFMGILIENYAGAFPMWLSPVQVVVAAITDAANEYAEEAAAALRKAGLRVETDLRNEKINYKVREHSLQKVPVIAVVGGREAEERTLALRRLGSNGQQIIALDEAATVLSQEGLAPDLKA encoded by the coding sequence ATGATCAAAGTAACGCTGCCCGACGGCTCAGAGCGGGAATATGCGGACGGCGCCTCGCCGCTCGACGTGGCCGAGAGCATTTCCAAATCCCTCGCCAAAAAAGCCCTCGCCGCCAAAGTGGATGGCGAGATGTGGGACCTTGTCCGCCCGCTGGAGGGCGATGCCCAGGTGGCCATCATCACCAGCCGCGACCCGGAAGGCCTGGAACTGATCCGCCACGACGCCGCCCACGTGCTGGCGCAGGCCGTTCAGGACCTCTACCCGGACACGCAGGTCACGATCGGCCCGGTCATTGATGACGGCTTCTATTACGACTTTGCCCGCGAAGAGCCGTTCTCCACGGACGATTTCGAGAAGATCGAAAAGAAGATGAACCAGATCATCGACGCCGATTACCCGATCGTGCGCGAAGTCTGGGACAAGGACGAAGCCATCGCGACGTTCAAAAAGATCGGCGAAGACTACAAGGCGCAGATCATCGACGACATCATCCCGCCGGGCGAGGCGATCACGGTCTACAAGCAGGGCGACTGGTTCGACCTGTGCCGCGGGCCGCACCTGCCATCGACGGGCAAGCTGCCGAAAGCGTTCAAGCTGATGAAGCTGGCCGGCGCGTATTGGCGCGGCGATTCCAACAATGAGATGCTGCAGCGCATGTACGGCACGGCCTGGGCCAACGAGAAGGACCTGAAGGCCCATCTCCACCGCCTGGAAGAGGCCGAGAAGCGCGACCACCGGAAACTTGGCCAGCAGCTGGACCTGTTCCACCTGCAGCCCGAAGCGCAGGGCTCTGTCTTCTGGCACCCGAAAGGCTTCATGATCTGGCGCCAGCTGGAGGCCTATATCCGCCGCGCGCAGGACGAAGACGGCTATGTCGAGGTGAAGACGCCGCAACTGCTCGACTCCGTGTTCTGGGAAAAATCCGGCCACTGGGACAAGTTCCGCGAGAACATGTTCGTGGTGCCTGACTTCATTCCGAATACGGATGAGGATGAGGTGAAGATCCCGGCCGAGACGAGCCTGATGGCGCTGAAGCCGATGAACTGCCCGGCCCACGTCCAGATCTTCAAGAACGCCCAGCGCTCCTACCGGGACCTGCCGATCCGCATGGCGGAGTTTGGCTGCTGTCACCGGAACGAAGCCCACGGCGCGCTGCACGGGCTGATGCGCGTGCGCCAGATGACGCAGGACGATGCCCACATCTTCTGCCGGGAAGACCAGATCGGCGACGAGACGCTGCGCTTCCTGAAGCTGTTCTCCCGCGTCTATAATGATTTCGGCCTGACGGAGATTTCCTACAAGCTGGCCACACGGCCAGAGGTGCGCGGCGGCACGGATGAAAACTGGGACCGCGCCGAAAAGGCCCTCGCCGACGCCCTGACGGAAGCCGGTCTCGAATTCGAGATCGCCGAAGGGGAGGGCGCCTTCTACGGCCCGAAACTCGAATTCCACCTGACGGACGCCATTGGGCGGACATGGCAATGCGGTACGTTCCAGCTGGACTATGTTCTGCCGGAACGTCTGGATGCAGAATATACGGGATCGGATGGCGCCAAGCACCGCCCGGTCATGCTGCACCGCGCCGTGTTCGGCACGTTCGAACGCTTCATGGGTATCCTGATCGAGAACTATGCCGGGGCCTTCCCGATGTGGCTGTCGCCGGTTCAGGTCGTTGTGGCCGCCATCACGGACGCGGCGAACGAGTATGCCGAAGAGGCCGCGGCCGCCCTGCGCAAGGCGGGCCTGCGGGTCGAGACGGATCTCCGCAATGAGAAGATCAACTACAAGGTCCGCGAGCATTCGCTGCAGAAAGTGCCGGTGATTGCCGTGGTCGGCGGGCGTGAGGCGGAAGAGCGCACGCTGGCGCTGCGCCGGCTCGGCTCGAACGGCCAGCAGATCATCGCGCTCGATGAAGCGGCCACCGTTCTGTCACAGGAAGGCCTTGCGCCGGACCTGAAGGCCTGA
- the yidD gene encoding membrane protein insertion efficiency factor YidD — protein MTPAEKGSLRRRAAYALLWVYKHGPSQVMWAFGARCQHTPTCSEYGAECVSRFGWWPGFWMTLARFLRCRPGGTMGCDPPPETKPDVPFWQPWRYGDWSGRNMRHACQPVEKNPEA, from the coding sequence TTGACCCCGGCTGAAAAAGGGTCTTTGCGCCGCCGGGCAGCCTATGCGCTGCTCTGGGTCTACAAGCATGGGCCGAGCCAGGTGATGTGGGCCTTCGGGGCGCGGTGCCAGCACACCCCAACCTGTAGTGAATACGGGGCCGAATGCGTCTCCCGCTTTGGCTGGTGGCCGGGTTTCTGGATGACGCTGGCGAGGTTCCTGCGCTGCCGTCCGGGTGGCACGATGGGCTGCGACCCGCCGCCGGAGACAAAGCCGGACGTGCCGTTCTGGCAGCCCTGGCGCTATGGCGACTGGAGCGGGCGCAACATGAGACATGCCTGCCAGCCGGTTGAAAAAAACCCGGAGGCATGA
- a CDS encoding DUF1508 domain-containing protein, with the protein MALSESFLPAGRPETNADCLMTTIRKKLTGLQTPQSVREQEAAFRNKRVDCSDIPELEEKDFKRAVRLEPGEARIKTEVTRFQIYKDKSGFYRWRLLAPDHSILAVSTTGYSTRKECTASIVRTSSAVTAAVSQLDPG; encoded by the coding sequence ATGGCGTTGTCAGAATCATTTCTGCCCGCCGGGCGACCAGAAACGAACGCAGACTGTTTGATGACCACTATTCGTAAGAAACTGACCGGCCTGCAGACCCCTCAGTCTGTTCGTGAACAGGAAGCGGCCTTCCGTAACAAGAGAGTCGATTGTTCAGATATTCCGGAGCTTGAAGAAAAGGATTTCAAGCGCGCGGTCCGTCTTGAGCCGGGAGAAGCGCGGATCAAGACGGAGGTCACCAGGTTCCAGATTTATAAGGATAAATCGGGTTTCTACCGGTGGCGCCTTTTGGCTCCCGATCACTCGATCCTGGCAGTGTCTACGACGGGATACTCCACTCGCAAGGAATGTACCGCCTCCATTGTGCGGACATCTTCTGCCGTGACTGCGGCGGTCTCCCAACTTGACCCCGGCTGA
- a CDS encoding iron-sulfur cluster assembly scaffold protein yields the protein MSELYHNRILELAAGIPHVGQLADAEGSVTKVSRVCGSVVHVDLKLDDAGETITEIAVDPKACALGQAATSILAEHAVGASISEVIAARDGLKAMLKEGGPPPEGRFWELRHLEPVADYPPRHASTMLAFEAAVAAIEEALQKRESARAV from the coding sequence ATGAGCGAGCTTTACCACAACCGCATTCTCGAACTGGCCGCCGGCATTCCGCATGTCGGGCAGCTGGCCGATGCCGAAGGCTCTGTGACCAAGGTGTCCCGCGTCTGCGGATCGGTCGTGCATGTTGACCTGAAGCTGGACGACGCGGGCGAAACCATCACGGAAATCGCTGTCGATCCAAAGGCTTGCGCCCTCGGGCAGGCCGCAACGTCCATCCTGGCCGAACACGCTGTCGGGGCGTCCATCTCTGAGGTCATCGCTGCGCGCGACGGCCTGAAAGCCATGCTGAAAGAGGGCGGCCCGCCGCCCGAAGGCCGCTTCTGGGAACTGCGCCATCTGGAACCCGTGGCCGATTACCCGCCCCGCCACGCCTCCACAATGCTGGCCTTCGAGGCTGCCGTTGCTGCGATTGAAGAGGCGCTGCAGAAGCGTGAGAGCGCCCGTGCAGTTTGA